In a single window of the Cucumis melo cultivar AY chromosome 11, USDA_Cmelo_AY_1.0, whole genome shotgun sequence genome:
- the LOC103499646 gene encoding uncharacterized protein LOC103499646, producing the protein MTVDSLNGLKSKQNYASARKIPFDLGKKMPPAKKGKTKAPKATESIQSSVKTNNYPSCLRSVSPSSVAITIHAKPGSKIASITDFGDDALGVQIDAPAKDGEANAALLDYMSSVLGVKRRQVSIGSGSKSRGKVVIVEEVSLQSVFDALNKALTCE; encoded by the exons ATGACGGTTGACTCATTGAATGGGCTTAAATCTAAACAAAACTATGCCAGCGCTCGCAAAATTCCGTTTGATTTGGGAAAGAAAATGCCTCCGGCGAAGAAGGGGAAAACTAAAGCGCCGAAAGCTACTGAATCAATTCAATCCTCCGTCAAAACCAACAATTACCCATCTTGTCTTCGCTCTGTTTCTCCTTCTTCCGTCGCCATTACCATCCACGCAAAGCCTGGCTCCAAGATCGCCTCTATCACag ACTTTGGCGATGATGCGTTGGGAGTACAAATCGACGCACCGGCCAAAGATGGAGAAGCTAATGCTGCACTTCTTGATTACATGAGCTCT GTTTTAGGTGTCAAAAGAAGACAAGTATCCATAGGTTCTGGCTCCAAATCAAGAGGCAAGGTTGTGATCGTGGAGGAGGTAAGCTTGCAAAGTGTTTTTGATGCTTTGAATAAAGCTTTAACATGTGAGTGA
- the LOC103499732 gene encoding U-box domain-containing protein 27 — translation MVKPHNLFLTIPTHFICPISLDLMQSPVSLITGVTYDRSSIQRWLDSGHNTCPATMQVLPNYGFVPNSNLKRLIQIWSDSLEFDHILTVVDGLRTNGNASVFLSELLCFGSRLEKNVKFLGRIHGFVPVLLDVLRRRDVDCSELVVRVLDLVRCEIEDRVEFMNLMLKSDRDCLKSLVLVLQRGSSESRIGTVRLLECIAINAESKNLIAENEGILHELIEVIGIDEDPKLIESVLSCLIAISMPKRVKIKLVRLGVIRALTRLLKHRNASVGVTEKVLRLLAAAAAVEEGRSEMMVNGGECVGRMVRKVMKVSSAATEQAVTALWCICYLFREEKAAVAAAEAKGVEKILLLMQSHCPATVRVMAKDLLKIFKGQLIYKKREAAD, via the exons ATGGTCAAGCCCCACAATCTCTTCTTGACTATTCCCACTCATTTCATTTGCCCAATTTCTCTTGACCTCATGCAATCTCCCGTCAGTTTGATCACCGGCGTCACCTACGACCGTTCCAGTATTCAACGCTGGCTCGACTCTGGCCACAACACTTGTCCGGCCACCATGCAGGTCCTTCCCAACTACGGCTTCGTTCCCAATTCTAATCTCAAGCGTCTCATTCAGATTTGGTCCGACTCCCTCGAATTCGATCATATTCTTACTGTTGTCGACGGTTTGCGCACGAACGGAAATGCCTCTGTTTTTCTCTCGGAGCTTCTCTGTTTTGGTTCACGATTGGAAAAGAACGTTAAGTTTCTCGGGAGGATTCATGGCTTTGTACCGGTGCTTCTCGATGTTCTTCGTCGTAGAGATGTTGATTGTTCGGAACTTGTTGTTAGGGTTTTGGATTTGGTGAGATGTGAAATTGAGGATCGGGTGGAGTTTATGAACTTGATGTTGAAAAGCGATCGAGATTGTTTGAAATCTCTCGTTCTTGTTCTTCAACGAGGAAGTTCAGAGTCGCGAATTGGGACGGTGAGGCTTCTTGAATGCATCGCCATTAACGCCGAATCCAAGAATCTAATTGCTGAAAACGAAGGAATTCTACACGAATTGATTGAAGTAATCGGAATAGATGAAGATCCGAAACTAATCGAATCAGTACTCTCGTGCTTAATCGCAATATCAATGCCGAAACGGGTGAAAATCAAATTGGTTCGGTTAGGAGTAATAAGAGCCCTAACCAGATTGTTGAAGCACCGGAACGCAAGTGTTGGAGTAACGGAGAAGGTACTGAGGTTgttggcggcggcggcggcggtggagGAAGGACGTTCGGAGATGATGGTGAACGGAGGAGAATGCGTGGGAAGGATGGTGAGGAAAGTGATGAAGGTGTCGAGTGCGGCGACAGAGCAGGCGGTGACGGCGCTGTGGTGTATATGTTATTTGTTCCGGGAAGAAAAAGCGGCGGTGGCGGCGGCGGAGGCGAAAGGGGTTGAGAAGATATTGTTGCTGATGCAGAGCCACTGCCCGGCGACGGTGAGGGTAATGGCCAAAGATCTTCTAAAGATTTTCAAAG GACAGTTGATTTATAAGAAGAGAGAAGCTGCAGATTAA
- the LOC103499648 gene encoding 60S ribosomal protein L2, mitochondrial, with translation MAMMRSASAVALRGLRRFSSRRPVSSPIIQAQEQPTSDLLVSDMARVEGRTFRERMANYMATLDINSQIGSCMPLGAMRIGTIIHNIEINPGQGGKLVRSAGTFARILKLPEGKSRCCLVKLPSREEKFIDAKCRATIGQVSNPGHGAKKLRKAGQSRWLGRRPTVRGVAMNPVDHPHGGGEGKSKSSGSHGRGSRTPWGKPTKCGYKTRSPKRKRQV, from the exons ATGGCTATGATGAGATCCGCCTCCGCGGTTGCTCTTCGTGGCCTCAGGAGGTTCTCTTCCAGAAGGCCAGTTTCATCTCCAATCATTCAGGCACAGGAACAACCCACCTCCGACCTTTTAGTTTCTG ATATGGCCAGGGTAGAGGGTCGGACGTTCCGTGAACGAATGGCAAATTACATGGCTACTCTTGACATCAATTCACAAATTGGAAGCTGCATGCCGCTTGGTGCAATGCGCATTGGTACGATTATCCACAATATCGAGATAAACCCGGGCCAAGGCGGGAAGCTGGTGCGATCAGCAGGAACATTTGCAAGGATATTAAAACTGCCAGAGGGAAAGTCAAGATGCTGCTTGGTGAAACTCCCTTCACGTGAAGAGAAGTTCATTGATGCTAAGTGCAGGGCAACAATTGGTCAGGTATCTAACCCGGGTCATGGTGCCAAGAAACTGAGAAAGGCAGGGCAGAGTCGATGGTTGGGTCGACGACCGACGGTTCGAGGAGTGGCGATGAACCCAGTGGATCATCCTCATGGAGGGGGTGAGGGTAAGAGCAAGAGTAGTGGGAGCCATGGAAGGGGGTCTCGGACACCTTGGGGGAAGCCAACTAAGTGTGGTTACAAGACTCGATCTCCCAAGCGCAAAAGACAAGT gtAA
- the LOC103499647 gene encoding uncharacterized protein LOC103499647 yields MPKSKRDRPVTLSKTKKKGRDHKKSMVESIRQAVENYNSVFVFTVENMRNLKFKELREQLKSTSRLFFGANKVMQVSLGRSASDEIRPGLHKVSKLLHGNTGLCFTNLPKEEVERLFNEYEDYDYARTGSAASEKVELKEGPLEQFSHEMEPSLRKLGLPVRLNKGVVELVSDFVVCEEGKSLSPESAGILRALGLRMAIFRLNLVCRWSPGDFELYIDGPENSDVESA; encoded by the exons ATGCCCAAGTCGAAGCGTGATAGACCAG TTACTTTAtcaaaaacaaagaagaaaggaAGGGACCACAAGAAATCAATGGTGGAATCGATCAGGCAGGCTGTGGAAAATTACAACTCAGTTTTTGTTTTCACTGTTGAGAACATGAGAAACCTCAAGTTCAAGGAACTCAGGGAGCAGCTGAAGTCAACTAGCAG ATTGTTTTTTGGAGCAAACAAAGTTATGCAAGTTTCTCTTGGGCGAAGTGCTTCTGATGAGATTCGGCCAGGCCTTCACAAGGTTTCTAAG CTTTTGCATGGAAATACTGGACTTTGCTTCACAAACTTACCAAAAGAAGAGGTTGAGAG GTTATTTAACGAGTATGAGGATTATGATTATGCAAGGACTGGAAGCGCAGCCTCAGAAAAG GTTGAGCTTAAGGAAGGTCCCCTGGAGCAGTTTAGCCATGAGATGGAACCTTCTCTACGGAAGCTTGGGTTGCCTGTTCGTTTGAATAAGG GTGTGGTGGAGCTTGTATCAGACTTCGTTGTATGCGAGGAGGGCAAGTCTCTATCACCAGAGTCAGCCGGAATACTG CGTGCACTAGGGCTAAGGATGGCAATTTTTCGGCTGAATTTGGTTTGCAGATGGAGCCCCGGTGACTTTGAACTTTACATTGATGGACCAGAAAATTCTGATGTGGAATCTGCCTAA